Proteins from a genomic interval of Kaistia defluvii:
- a CDS encoding creatininase family protein codes for MTLPRPYWHEMQAPSFLGGEKDWIAVLPVCAIEQHGPHLPVFTDACIGEGMVKRVVELLPEGLPATFLPLQSIGKSNEHISSPGTLTFTWETAIRMWMEIGDSIARAGVRKLVIVTSHGGNVPIADIIARELRIKHEMLVVSTGWTNVGEPEGMVPAEEYLYGIHGGDVETSIMLHFRPDLVDMSKAEDFRSTQLDLLKEFKRLRFHSAPARAAWKAQDLNPKGAVGDASRATADRGRQMVDYQASAFVELLQEMARFDLARLWKAPA; via the coding sequence ATGACCCTTCCCCGCCCCTATTGGCATGAGATGCAGGCGCCTTCCTTCCTGGGCGGCGAAAAGGACTGGATCGCGGTCCTGCCGGTTTGCGCCATCGAGCAGCATGGCCCGCATCTGCCCGTCTTCACCGACGCCTGCATCGGCGAGGGCATGGTCAAGCGCGTCGTCGAGCTGCTGCCCGAGGGCCTGCCGGCGACCTTCCTGCCGCTGCAGTCGATCGGCAAGTCGAACGAGCATATCTCCTCGCCCGGCACGCTGACCTTCACGTGGGAAACCGCGATCCGCATGTGGATGGAGATCGGCGACAGCATCGCGCGCGCCGGCGTCCGCAAGCTGGTCATCGTCACCTCGCATGGCGGCAATGTTCCGATCGCCGACATCATCGCCCGCGAGCTGCGCATCAAGCACGAGATGCTGGTCGTCTCCACCGGCTGGACCAATGTCGGCGAACCGGAGGGCATGGTACCGGCCGAGGAATATCTCTACGGCATCCATGGCGGCGACGTCGAAACCTCGATCATGCTGCATTTCCGCCCCGACCTGGTCGACATGTCGAAGGCGGAGGATTTCCGCTCGACCCAGCTCGATCTGCTGAAGGAGTTCAAGCGCCTCCGCTTCCACAGCGCTCCGGCGCGGGCGGCCTGGAAGGCGCAGGATCTCAACCCCAAGGGCGCCGTCGGCGACGCCTCGCGTGCAACCGCCGATCGGGGCCGGCAGATGGTCGACTACCAGGCATCGGCCTTCGTCGAGCTGCTGCAGGAAATGGCCCGCTTCGATCTGGCCCGCCTCTGGAAGGCGCCGGCCTGA
- a CDS encoding NAD(P)-dependent oxidoreductase, which yields MVDIVISEFMHKNAIADLSRDFEVHYEPTLGSDLPSLSRAVRHAKALIIRDRTVVDIPLIAQALDLRVIGQVGAVSDNIDMLSCEARGVSIVRAPDMMADAIGEYVIASAMMLMRGAFFATREVMAGKWPRGHLVGREINGRTLGLVGLDFGARAAAQRAQALGMKVIGWDPFLKSAHPVWRDVERVEFDALLSESDVVSVHLPARPELIGRVGTAALARLKPTAVLISVGGGGVVDEAAVANMLSIGRLRGAAFDGFETEPLNSEAGSIFAAVPNLVLTPRIADLTLESHLRSSAAIVAKVRGALNL from the coding sequence GTGGTCGACATTGTCATTTCCGAGTTCATGCACAAGAACGCGATCGCGGATCTCTCCCGCGATTTCGAGGTTCATTACGAGCCGACGCTCGGCAGCGACCTGCCGAGTCTGTCGCGCGCCGTGCGCCACGCCAAGGCACTGATCATCCGCGACCGGACGGTGGTCGACATCCCCCTGATCGCGCAGGCGCTCGACCTGCGCGTCATCGGCCAGGTCGGCGCCGTTTCCGACAATATCGACATGCTGAGCTGCGAGGCGCGCGGCGTCTCGATCGTCCGCGCGCCCGACATGATGGCCGACGCGATCGGCGAATATGTCATCGCCAGCGCCATGATGCTGATGCGCGGCGCCTTCTTCGCGACGCGCGAGGTGATGGCCGGTAAGTGGCCGCGCGGCCATCTCGTCGGCCGCGAGATCAACGGCCGCACGCTCGGCCTGGTCGGGCTCGATTTCGGCGCCCGCGCCGCCGCCCAGCGCGCCCAGGCGCTTGGGATGAAGGTGATCGGCTGGGATCCGTTCCTGAAATCCGCCCATCCCGTCTGGCGCGATGTCGAGCGGGTCGAGTTCGACGCGCTGCTCAGCGAATCCGACGTGGTCAGCGTCCACCTGCCCGCCCGGCCAGAACTGATCGGCCGCGTCGGCACGGCGGCGCTGGCGCGGCTGAAGCCGACCGCCGTGCTGATTTCGGTCGGAGGCGGCGGCGTCGTCGACGAGGCGGCGGTCGCCAACATGCTGTCGATCGGCCGTCTCCGCGGCGCCGCCTTCGACGGCTTCGAAACCGAACCGCTCAACAGCGAGGCCGGCTCGATCTTCGCGGCTGTCCCCAATCTCGTTCTGACGCCGCGCATCGCCGACCTGACGCTCGAATCCCACCTGCGCTCCTCCGCGGCGATCGTTGCCAAAGTTCGCGGCGCGCTCAATCTTTGA
- a CDS encoding ABC transporter substrate-binding protein, translated as MRNFARLLAATMLAAGLASAAEAKTLVYCSEGSPENFNPQINTTGTSFDAARPVFNQLVEFEPGTTKIRPALAESWDVSPDGMEVTFHLRKGVKFHSSKLFKPTRDFNADDVLFSFNRMWKEDNPYHKVSGGAYDYFNDMEMPTLLKSIDKVDDYTVKFTLTKPNAPFLANLGMDFATIMSAEYADAMLKAGKPETVDQQPIGTGPFTFVAYQKDAVIRFKAFPDFWGPKAKIDDLVFAITKDPTARWAKLQKNECQVMIGPNPADLDAMGKDANVNLLSQPGLNIAYLSFNVTKPPFDKKEVRQALTMAIDQATIIKDVYGGAGQAAKNFIPPTIWSYNDAIEPYKYDPAKAKEMLKAAGVAEGFESDLWWMPVTRPYNPNAKRIAELMQADFEKVGIKTHLVSYEWGEYRKRMQAGEHQMGQLGWSGDNGDPDNFFFLLGCEGARPGGQNLSKWCNKDFEALFQKAKSTFDVAERAKLYEQMQVIAHEEAPVFNVAHSIVYEPIRKNVTNYKVSPLGRREFAEVGLE; from the coding sequence ATGAGGAATTTTGCCCGCCTGTTGGCGGCAACCATGCTGGCCGCCGGCCTCGCTTCGGCGGCCGAGGCGAAAACTCTGGTCTACTGCTCGGAAGGCAGCCCGGAAAACTTCAACCCGCAGATCAACACCACCGGCACGTCGTTCGACGCCGCCCGGCCGGTGTTCAACCAGCTCGTCGAGTTCGAGCCGGGCACGACGAAGATCCGCCCGGCCTTGGCCGAGAGCTGGGACGTGTCGCCCGACGGAATGGAAGTCACGTTCCACCTCCGCAAGGGCGTGAAGTTCCATTCGTCGAAGCTGTTCAAGCCGACGCGCGACTTCAACGCCGACGACGTTCTGTTCTCGTTCAACCGGATGTGGAAGGAAGACAATCCCTACCACAAGGTCTCCGGCGGCGCGTATGACTACTTCAACGACATGGAGATGCCGACGCTGCTGAAGTCGATTGACAAGGTCGACGACTACACGGTCAAGTTCACGCTGACCAAGCCGAACGCGCCCTTCCTCGCCAATCTCGGCATGGATTTCGCCACCATCATGTCGGCCGAATATGCCGACGCGATGCTGAAGGCGGGCAAGCCCGAGACGGTCGACCAGCAGCCGATCGGCACCGGTCCCTTCACCTTCGTCGCCTACCAGAAGGACGCCGTCATCCGCTTCAAGGCGTTCCCGGACTTCTGGGGCCCGAAGGCCAAGATCGACGACCTCGTCTTCGCCATCACCAAGGACCCGACCGCGCGCTGGGCCAAGCTGCAGAAGAACGAGTGCCAGGTGATGATCGGCCCGAACCCGGCCGACCTCGACGCCATGGGCAAGGACGCGAACGTCAACCTGCTGTCGCAGCCGGGCCTCAACATCGCCTATCTGTCGTTCAACGTCACCAAGCCGCCCTTCGACAAGAAGGAAGTGCGCCAGGCTCTGACGATGGCGATCGACCAGGCGACGATCATCAAGGACGTCTATGGCGGTGCCGGCCAGGCGGCCAAGAACTTCATTCCGCCGACGATCTGGAGCTACAACGACGCGATCGAGCCCTACAAGTATGACCCGGCCAAGGCCAAGGAAATGCTGAAGGCCGCCGGCGTCGCGGAAGGCTTCGAGAGCGATCTGTGGTGGATGCCGGTAACGCGCCCCTACAACCCGAACGCCAAGCGCATCGCCGAACTGATGCAGGCGGATTTCGAGAAGGTCGGCATCAAGACCCACCTGGTTTCCTATGAGTGGGGCGAATACCGCAAGCGCATGCAGGCCGGCGAGCACCAGATGGGCCAGCTCGGCTGGAGCGGCGACAATGGCGATCCCGACAACTTCTTCTTCCTGCTCGGCTGCGAGGGCGCCCGCCCGGGCGGCCAGAACCTGTCCAAGTGGTGCAACAAGGACTTCGAAGCCTTGTTCCAGAAGGCCAAGTCGACCTTCGACGTGGCGGAGCGCGCCAAGCTCTATGAGCAGATGCAGGTGATCGCGCATGAAGAAGCGCCGGTCTTCAACGTCGCGCATTCGATCGTGTACGAGCCGATCCGCAAGAACGTGACGAACTACAAGGTCAGCCCGCTCGGACGGCGTGAATTCGCCGAAGTCGGTCTCGAGTAG
- a CDS encoding ABC transporter permease subunit → MFSFIIRRVLLVIPTFLAIAFLTFIAIRLVPGDPVEARTGERGISPERLAHFRHELGLDQPVWKQFLDYLWQIAHGDFGTSISTQTPILTEFTTLFPATLELAICAMLFATILGIPAGVIAATRRGTFVDYTLMGAALTGFSMPIFWWGLLLILFFSVDLGWTPVSGRIDLLYYFEPVTGFMLIDSWLSGQEGALSSAVSHLILPTIVLGTIPLATIARMTRSAMLEILGEDYVRTARAKGLSPFRVVGIHALRNALIPVVTVIGLQVGALMAGAVLTEYIFSWPGIGSWLIESIQRRDYPVLQGGILLVSGIVIVINILVDLLYGVLNPRIRHAR, encoded by the coding sequence ATGTTCAGTTTCATCATCCGGCGCGTGCTGCTGGTCATTCCGACCTTCCTGGCCATCGCCTTCCTCACCTTCATCGCGATCCGGCTCGTGCCGGGCGATCCGGTCGAGGCCCGTACCGGCGAGCGCGGCATCTCGCCCGAGCGTCTGGCCCATTTCCGCCATGAGCTCGGTCTCGACCAGCCGGTGTGGAAGCAGTTTCTCGACTATCTCTGGCAGATCGCGCATGGCGATTTCGGCACCTCGATCTCGACGCAGACGCCGATCCTGACCGAATTCACGACGCTGTTCCCGGCGACGCTGGAACTGGCCATCTGCGCCATGCTGTTCGCGACGATCCTCGGCATCCCGGCCGGCGTGATCGCGGCGACCCGGCGCGGCACCTTCGTCGATTACACGCTGATGGGCGCGGCGCTGACCGGCTTCTCGATGCCGATCTTCTGGTGGGGCCTGCTGCTGATCCTGTTCTTCTCGGTCGATCTTGGCTGGACCCCCGTCTCGGGCCGCATCGACCTGCTCTACTATTTCGAGCCCGTCACCGGCTTCATGCTGATCGACAGCTGGCTCTCCGGCCAGGAGGGCGCGCTCAGCTCGGCCGTGTCGCATCTGATCCTGCCGACCATCGTGCTCGGCACCATTCCGCTCGCCACCATCGCCCGCATGACCCGCTCGGCCATGCTGGAGATCCTCGGCGAGGATTACGTCCGCACCGCCCGCGCCAAGGGCCTGTCGCCCTTCCGCGTCGTCGGCATCCATGCGCTCAGAAACGCGCTGATCCCCGTCGTCACGGTGATCGGGCTGCAGGTCGGCGCGCTGATGGCCGGCGCGGTGCTGACCGAATACATCTTCTCCTGGCCCGGCATCGGCTCCTGGCTGATCGAATCGATCCAGCGCCGCGACTATCCCGTGCTGCAGGGCGGCATCCTGCTGGTCTCCGGCATCGTCATCGTCATCAACATTCTCGTCGACCTGCTCTACGGCGTGCTCAACCCGAGGATCCGCCATGCCCGCTGA
- a CDS encoding ABC transporter permease subunit: MPAERTAAAMVEPKAPPGPFASFFRDFSENRAALIGLILLGLLVFVAIFADFLAPYSPIEQFREFTRIPPAWVEGGNRAFLLGTDEIGRDMLSRLIFGARLSLFIGLSVVVASMVVGIVLGLVAAFAPGWPSIVIMRAMDVILSVPSLLLAIVIVAIIGPSLTNTIIAITVVYLPYYVRLVRASAMQEKTRDYVTAARVGGAGTLRIMFKTVLPNCMAPIIVQAALTISNAILEAAALGFLGLGAQPPSPEWGAMLASAREFLQSAPWIVTEPGLAILITVLAINLVGDGLRDALDPKMRRS, from the coding sequence ATGCCTGCCGAGCGGACCGCCGCCGCCATGGTCGAGCCGAAGGCGCCGCCAGGCCCCTTCGCCTCCTTTTTCCGCGACTTCTCGGAAAACCGCGCCGCCCTGATCGGGCTGATCCTGCTCGGCCTGCTGGTCTTCGTCGCGATCTTTGCCGATTTCCTGGCGCCCTATTCGCCGATTGAGCAGTTCCGCGAGTTCACCCGTATCCCGCCCGCCTGGGTCGAGGGGGGAAATCGCGCCTTCCTGCTCGGCACCGACGAGATCGGCCGCGACATGCTCTCGCGCCTGATCTTCGGCGCCCGGCTGTCGCTGTTCATCGGCCTGTCGGTGGTGGTCGCCTCGATGGTGGTCGGCATCGTGCTCGGCCTGGTCGCCGCCTTCGCGCCGGGCTGGCCGTCGATCGTGATCATGCGGGCGATGGACGTCATCCTGTCGGTGCCGAGCCTGCTGCTCGCCATCGTCATCGTCGCCATCATCGGCCCGAGCCTGACCAACACGATCATCGCGATCACCGTGGTCTACCTGCCCTATTACGTCCGCCTCGTGCGGGCGTCGGCGATGCAGGAGAAGACGCGCGACTATGTGACGGCGGCCCGCGTCGGCGGCGCCGGCACGCTGCGCATCATGTTCAAGACGGTGCTGCCCAATTGCATGGCGCCGATCATCGTCCAGGCGGCGCTGACCATCTCCAACGCCATCCTGGAAGCGGCGGCGCTCGGCTTCCTCGGCCTCGGCGCGCAGCCGCCCTCGCCCGAATGGGGCGCGATGCTCGCCTCGGCGCGCGAATTCCTGCAATCCGCGCCCTGGATCGTCACCGAGCCCGGCCTCGCCATCCTGATCACCGTGCTTGCCATCAACCTTGTCGGCGACGGGCTGCGCGATGCGCTCGACCCGAAAATGCGGAGGAGCTGA